A segment of the Scomber japonicus isolate fScoJap1 chromosome 5, fScoJap1.pri, whole genome shotgun sequence genome:
aaatgtgaagattttcaGATGTGGTAAACACATCCATTTATGTATCTCACAACAGAGTGCACAATACAAATCTATATATTTAGCATAAACTGGAATAAATCAGTTACAACTGTGTCCCAGTTTGTAATTGTGCATTAAAGATAAACATAAAAGTAAGATGTACCAACCTTTAGCTTGAAAGAGAAAAACTATTCTTTGAGGACGGATTCCTTCAAGTGAACCTCTTTCAACGACTCAGTGTTGAATGAAGTTTTTTCTTCCCGCTTCTTTCTTTTGTATTGTGGGTTTGAACTGTTCTCACTTGTTTATGTCACTTGTCTTCTGTAGTTACATCTTTGTCACACGAAACATAGTTTAGGTCTAAACCTGATAAGGTCTACGTGCGTATGTCTCATGTGTCGTGGTTTAAAAGTGAAACTTACAATGAAACCTTGGTTTTGTGTGTGATAATCAACACTACATTCTGTATGCAGTTGTTAAAATTGATTTAGAaaatcaaatatacattaaGCAGGCATCAAGAATCTtcttcatcacatttttaaaatataaatcctTTATCATTTTTGTTATCCTGTTATTTTGACACAcaatctgtccttcttttgtGTTGTGGTTTTGATCTGTTCTCACTTGTTTATGTCACTTGTCCTCTGTCCTGTATGTAGTTCTTGGTCAGATGAAACATAGTTTAGGTGTGACAAGAtctatgcatgcatgtgtcACGTCTCGTGGTTTAAAAGTGAAAGTTACACCTTCTGCAGATATTGCACTGAAGCTATACAATAAAAGATGTGACAGTTCGGACAGTTAGCACTAATGCTAATAGTAATTCCTCTTATAGAGAAAACATGCAGAGGCTCTCAAGGCTGCACAGAAATCAGCTCATGAAACCACTGAAACAGACGGTGTCTTAGATACACTACAGCATCATCTGCTGCTAAGACTAAtgtccttatttatttaatacttGTTGATGCTATCACAACTTTGGTAAATAGTGTTGCACATGGTGTTTAATGTTATTATAGATTTTTATTGAGGGAAAAAATAACATCTTTGAAGAATGAAATGTAGGTTTTGTATGTGATAATCAACATTACAGTTCTGTCTGCAGTTGTTAAATCTACATTTGGAAAAGCATGCACATTTGTTCATGATATTTGATTAGTTGTTACAATCACAATATATTATACCAACAAGACGTATTACAAATCATCAACATCATAAATCCTTTATATTTGTTATCCTGTTATTTTCTACACACAATCTTTAGTCTATAGTCTGTCCATCCTTGGACAGTAATCCCTCCTCTGTTACTCTTTCTGAAGTTTCTCCTATTTTTCCCTGTTTAATGGTTTTTTACAGAACTTTACTTTCATCTTATCAAAGTTTTACAAATAGTGGATGTTATATTGCTGTTCAGACTTTAAAGTCGCCTGAAgaaaatttgtgatttgtgataaatatacaaatacaaatatatacaaatattatttgacttgatttgatcAATATGCTTGCATCAATCGAGCATTCTTACATTACCAGTAAATGTTGTTTCAAAGACTGAAAGAAGTGTCTCATGAGATTAGATGGTGGTAACTAGAAACTGTCAACTTGAATACTCAGGTACATGAATTTGCAAGGATGTCTGCATGGCAGTGAATAAATATAGATTGTGGTTTTTGAAATATAATGAGATTTAATGCAATGTAATATTGATGTAATGAATAGTATTTGTGTGATGCAATTGATTCTCGATTGACAGAGGAGGAAATTACTGCAGCAGTGGTCTAACAGCTCCTGGTTGAACGCGGTTGCGTCTACGTGCTCTGCTCAGAGTTTAACGTGAGAACAGACACTAGAAAAAAGTCCTGAACTAAACTTAtcagtttctctttctgtgtgagATTTTGCAAAGTACTTTACAATGATCAGCATGCATTAGTGGAACTGAACTAATGTATGTCATACTTAAAGCTGCACACAATCTTTGCTGTAggtctttaataataatattttcagTATGTTCAGATGTACATAAAAGTGTCCAATCACGTTATTTTATAATGTTCCCAAATATTGAAAATACATGTGAACTGAAAATGGTTAAAGACTTCCTGTATTCCTGACATCATTCAGATAATCATATTCacaatgaatatttaatgaatgaaaatgacacacaaacacatgatttgtgacagcatgaaaacaggaaaaaactggaaacaacaaaaaaaaaaacatctgcacatTTTAGTTGAATAGCAGGTTGATAGGATTTGACCTCATTTCAAATCATACAATTAATCACAAGAAATTCAAAACAGTTTTTGCTTCGTCATGAGTTCAcaacattaaatattacatttacagttcAATGTTTATGGtaattatttataatgtttttaaaaaatcagctaACATACCATATAGTACATGAAATACATGatagaaatgttaaaaacacattctgctttttattcttgcacaatgacaaaaaatataaacactaCACACTGTATTTGTTTAACACTGCACAACATAAAACTAATGTAATAAACAAAACtgatctctatttttttttatttctttgactTATTAGCTACTAAGAAAatgacatatatataaatatataggaTATTAGGATGATGAGATACTTTGAGATACTTACTATAAAATAGGCATACCACAATTTACCACAAGAATTTATAGAAGATCAAAACAGAGCTAGAAGGAAAGATGAATttgatttttgttcttttgataAGCAGAAATGCAAATCCAAGACTTCTGATGTACTGGATGTTTAAAAGATCACGTTTGCTAATATGTTAGCTGGACCATCTTCATAAGGCCATGTGTTCGATGTTCAAGTTGTTGTTGAGTTATATCCTCAAACTTTAAATGTTTCAATAAATTCAAATTTGGAGGTGCAACAAGAACAAAATTCGAAAAACCCCAAATACTTTCTGAAGTCACTGTATTTGTCTGCAGCATAGAAAAATGAAGTTCATGCAGCCAGGGAAGAAAATGGCTGCACTAGTCTTGCAGCTTAGTGGTTGTGGTCACATTTGGAGGCTGTGCTTTGAGAAGAAGATACACAGGCTTGAAAATCTACAGTGGTGAAATAGAGAATGTATCTCTCTACTGTATCACAACTGTTTCACTTTCTCTTCAGGAATAAGAAGGTTAGTCAAAGAAAAACTGCCATTTCTTGTGTGgtctaatattaatataatcCTATATTTTAATGCATGCTAATATTCCTTCTCCATAAATGTAACTCTACTGACAAAGCTTTCTATTATAAGGTGGTGTATAATGCATGTAGCCTAGTGCAAACTACATACATGATGTGTGGTCAAAGGCTAGTTTCCTTTCCTGTTTAACGTCTGCATTTTAAAAGTGATTGTCAAGGTCATGCAGGTGTGAAGAGTGATAGAAATGGCCACTACAAGtaacacataaaacaaaggCGACTTTTTGACTGAATTTGGTCCCATACGTTCATTCACTATCACTATGAGAAAGTGTTACTATTAGGAAAAACATTGAGAACCAGAATGACCAACTTGCATCTGAGTTTCTCAATCTTATCCATACTTTTGACTGTACTCAGCATGTCTGTGGCTGTATAAAAGGCTATTATTTTGAAGATGTGCCTCAAggtcccttcttccttctctgttGGGGTGAGACGCAGTTACCCCCAGTGTAGTGGTCAGCCACGCAGCCTACAGGACTTTTTTGACACCTTGCTACACCTGTGGGACTTTCTTTGTATTTCGCCTGGGattaaggttgttttttgtttggagACGCCTTTATTTGGACACTCCGAGTGTTAAGTGGATGCACGAAGTAAGTGCTgttctgtatatatatgtgtatgtgtttttttttttacgacgCACCTTGTCCTCCTAATTGATGTCCGTTGTTTAGCATTGTGTATGAGAATAATGTAAATTCTGCTGGTTTgagttgtttgtgtgtactgttAGATAATAGTCTGTAACATCTCAGCAGTTCAGGTGGATAAATTGCTCGCGGAGTGTGTCTGCACCCTGTGTGCAAGTGTTATTTTATATTCGGTTTAACCAGTAGATGGTGCTATTGGATCAGGTAACCTAATATTATGGGGAAATGTCGTCTCCAAGTTCCTCTTGTTTTCAATGTTAGATGGACCATTCAAGGTGAAGCTCATTTTCTTATTGCCCCCTCACCTCTGTCATACATTCCTTTTACTGCAACAGAGTTGACAGATAAGATGACTTTCTCTCAGAGGGTCAAGAATGTTTTGAGCTATATACTTGGGATGTACACACTATCATACGTCACAGAACCTCACTACAAACCAGTGGTTATGAAGTACTTTGGCCCTGATGTGGATTACTCAACTTTTTTTCTCGATGCTGATATATGGCTTATGAgaaattattttatctttgaATTTCCACATCCTACAATGCCAAATATAATCTACATGGGTGGATTTCAGTGCAAGCCCCCTAAGCCGCTCCCTGCCGACTTGGAGGATTTTGTCCAGAGTTCTGGAGATCATGGGATCATTATGATGACATTAGGAACTTTAGTCGAGAATCTTCCTCCACATGTTGCTGAGGAGATTGCTGCAGCCTTTGCTCAACTGCCTCAGAAGGTTGTATGGAGGTATAAAGGACAAAGGCCAGCCAACCTGGGCAATAACACATTACTGGTCAACTGGCTACCACAGAACGACCTCTTAGGACATCCCAAAACTAGAGTGTTTGTGGCCCACGGAGGCACTAACGGGGTTCAGGAGGCTATTTACCACGGAGTTCCAATAGTTGGACTTCCTTTATTCTTCGATCAGCCTGATAACCTCTCCAGAATCAGAGCAAAGGGAGGAGCTGTGAACATAGATATTGCAATGCTTCATAGACACGTCTTTGGAAATGCACTGAAGACAGTTCTTTACACTTCCTCTTACAGGGAAAACATGCAGAAGCTCTCAAGGCTGCACAGAGATCAGCCAATGAAACCACTGGACAAGGCTGTGTTTTGGATAGAATATGTTATAAGACATAAAGGAGCTCGTCATCTGCAGGCACAGTCCAACAAAATGTCctggtttgtttacaactctGTTGATGTCATTGCAGCTTTGCTGACAGTTGTTTTTCTTATGACATTCACCTGCATTTTAATTGTAAGGCTGTTGTGGAGAATGATTTTTGTTGGGACAAAAgtcaaacatgaataaaaggttttgttttgtgtatgaAATCCAAGCAATACTGAAAATATGCTAGTGACTGTTTTGATTCATAaagtatgaaaaataaactttgccTCTTGACATGATTAAGGCTTATAACCCAAAACAGTATCCATGAAGAGTGAATATTTCTATGACTGTTGTAGCCTAGAAATTTGGTAACTGACACAACAGCAAGTGTGACTGATTACACCTCAGTATGTATTTCCacctcattcaaacacacacaatactgctggtgatatataatatttaagaCCATCGCTGACATACAACAGAGCAATGAGATCAATCAATCAGGTTTATAGAGATATAAAATGAAGCTTTATTTGAAATAGAAAAAGTCAggttcaaacttaaaaacaatgcagcacaaaatgaaacctttatcctgtttttattatgaaacaatatcaaagaagacagaaaaactaAACTGGAATGTGATGATGGTGCAAGATTAAAAGCCACCAACATTATTCATCCTGTGgagaacatgaatgtctgtaccaaatttcatgtcaatccatctaatagttgctgagatattttagtcaaaaccacaaatttctacctcatggtggcactggTGAAAAAGCCAGGAGATCAACAAAATTACTatgattcattgatttgaaaccatgaatgtctgaTCACAAAATGAACTGTCCCAATCAATCAAATAGGTCTTTAGGTATTTCTTTCTGGACTGACTAATAATGAACAAGATGTACTTGATCATttacaaatacatatatacacagtacaacacaaaaacaacatattttgtatatttaaatgatcaattatttttaaaatgatacagGAATAACAGAATATAGCTAGAGAGACGTCTTTGAGTTATAGTTGTATTAAAATGCATCTAATTAAGATTTAGTGGgtagatgttttaaaaaagctcaCAAATTCATCTCAAGAGTGAAAGATTATTGTCTGTCATTGTCTTATCTAGTTACAGGCACTTCAAATTACAGAGAAAATCAAtagctgttatttttttatgactactactaaactaaactaaacgtTGACACACAACATTCGCAGGTCTGCTGTGCTTTGTCTTGTTTCAGATCCTGAAGTGGCATGGCTGCAGCATCAAcgacttcatcttcattttgagagCATTTGCTCTTTGTCTTATAGATAACGtataaaatgaggaaaacaagTAGAATCCCGACCACACCATTTCCATACCACTAGAGTGGAAAATCAACAGATAATTCAGTGAGACACAGAGCCAAAATGTTCATCAACACTGTCACATAACAAATTACAGACTGGTGCTCTCATGTTACAGAtcaatttctgacattttccaaaacaaacacaataaaacttgTTCTTACCTGAGACTCAATGTACAAGTTGTATGAGTCGGTCAGTTTCTCTAAAGAGTCTTGTGTTTTGTTGGTTGGTTCACACCACTTTAGAGAGCTTTTGTCAGCTGTTACAAATCTTCCCTGCCAGTTTGAATATCCACAGACATAGTAATCACCGTTAAGCAACATCAGGGCCATCCATACTATGAAAGGGAGAACGCAAAAAAGACATATCTTGCTATATCTTTTTAGCTTTCTCcatttcttgttcttgttctcattctttttcttcttcttactgACTCCATGAATCAGCCACATCAGCAGAGACGCTGTAACagcaggaattaaaaaaaatggaacaaCACACAACTTGTTCCAATTAGGATCACAAGGACAAGAGAACTCCACCTCCAACATTGTGTCCACACCAGCGAGGAGGCAGGCAAAAACCACATTTGACGCAACAGGGTTGTCTCCAAGCTCATCCTTGAGTCTTCCAATCAAGTTTGCCCCAACTGGCATCTctacacaaaaagacaaaagtgcACATTTATGGATGATTCAaggatatatattttttatagatttggtttcatttttcatttgtttgttttttccttttttgtttgcatttgtgcaCTTTTTACTGCCAGTTTTAACCCTGAGATGttgcagaggaagaaaaaaataaagtggagttattaaagatattaaagATGGATATTATTAGTTAATGTTTGACTCATGGTTCTCAAGTTACATTTGATGGAAAAGgaagtgatttaaaaagttCTCTGCTTTCACTTTGATGGGGTTTAAGTGGGCACCTGATTTGACTGTAATAGACTTATAACAGTCAAATTGGGTAAAGTGAAATTGGCTTCATGATAAAACAACAATTGGATTTTTAGGGAATAGgtcaaataaatctgttttccaAATGTCCGTTTTCACAACATGCAGTGGGTGGCATCAGAAAGTTTTAAAGAAACTACTTAAAAATAGAGTTTGGGGATGCCAAAGACAAGAATGTGATTGGCCTTAATGTTGAGCAGAtacttcacattttaatttacaaagAGTTTCATTTATTAAATGCATTGGTAAATGTCttgaaaaatgtagtttaaaatataaaaatgtgaagattttcaGATGTGGTAAACACATCCATTTATGTATCTCACAACAGAGTGCACAATACAAATCTATATATTTAGCATAAACTGGAATAAATCAGTTACAACTGTGTCCCAGTTTGTAATTGTGCATTAAAGATAAACATAAAAGTAAGATGTACCAACCTTTAGCTTGAAAGAGAAAAACTATTCTTTAAGGACGGACTCCTTCAAGTGAACCTCTTTCAACGACTCAGTGTTGAATGAAGTTTTTTCTTCCCGCTTCTTTCTTTTGTATTGTGGGTTTGAACTGTTCTCACTTGTTTATGTCACTTGTCTTCTGTAGTTACATCTTTGTCACACGAAACATAGTTTAGGTCTAAACCTGATAAGGTCTACGTGCGTATGTCTCATGTGTCGTGGTTTAAAAGTGAAACTTACCATGAAACCTTGGTTTTGTGTGTGATAATCAACACTACATTCTGTATGCAGTTGTTAAAATTGATTTAGAaaatcaaatatacattaaGCAGGCATCAAGAATCTtcttcatcacatttttaaaatataaatcctTTATCATTTTTGTTATCCTGTTATTTTGACACAcaatctgtccttcttttgtATTGTGGGTTTGATCTGTTCTCACTTGTTTATGTCACTTGTCCTCTGTCCTGTATGTAGTTCTTGGTCAGATGAAACATAGTTTAGGTGTGACAAGAtctatgcatgcatgtgtcACGTCTCGTGGTTTAAAAGTGAAAGTTACACCTTCTGCAGATATTGCACTGAAGATATACAATAAAAGATGTGACAGTTCGGACAGTTAGCACTAATGCTAATAGTAATTCCTCttatcgaagcttgataagcgcagtttcaggagcgggaacacacaccaattacaccccttccggctcctatataaacagacctaacagcgtccccctcgttcactctcgctttcgagttccccccccccatcctctcttctgttcttctctcctctcttataggttcctgggggttcgtcactgcccgggcgcagcggcggatccttcgtgcgacctccccacaccgcatcaagaatcaccgcatcaagaatcgttccgcatcaagaatacacaattcattcaaattctgtcaataaatctgttaaaacgtatctcgttggtgatgtgttccttgctcgtgaatagAGAAAACATGAAGAGGCTCTCAAGGCTGCACAGAAATCAGCTCATGAAACCACTGAAACAGACGGTGTCTTAGATACACTACAGCATCATCTGCTGCTAAGACTAATgtccttatttatttaacactcaGTGCCATCACCACTTTGGTAAATAGTGTTGCACATGGTGTTTAATGTTATTATAGATTTTTATTGAGGGAAAAAATAACATCTTTGAAGAATGAAATGTTGGTTTTGTATAGTCTATAGTTTGTCCATCCTTTGACAGTAATCCCTCCTCTGTTACTTTATCTGAAGTTTCTCCTATTTTTCCCTGTTTAATGGTTTTTTACAGAACTTTACTTTCATCTTATCAAAGTTTTACAAACAGTGGATGTTATATTGCTGTTCAGACTTTAAAGTCGCCTGAAgaaaatttgtgatttgtgataaatatacaaatacaaatatatacaaatattatttgacttgatttgatcAATATGCTTGCATCAATCGAGCATTCTTACATTACCAGTAAATGTTGTTTCAAAGACTGAAAGAAGTGTCTCATGAGATTAGATGGTGGTAACTAGAAACTGTCAACTTGAATACTCAGGTACATGAATTTGCAAGGATGTCTGCATGGCAGTGAATAAATATAGATTGTGGTTTTTGAAATATAATGAGATTTAATGCAATGTAATATTGATGTAATGAATAGTATTTGTGTGATGCAATTGATTCTCGATTGACAGAGGAGGAAATTACTGCAGCAGTGGTCTAACAGCTCCTGGTTGAACGCGGTTGCATCTACATGCTCTGCTCAGAGTTTAACGTGAGAACAGACACTAGAAAAAAGTCCTGAACTAAACTTAtcagtttctctttctgtgtgagATTTTGCAAAGTACTTTACAATGATCAGCATGCATTAGTGGAACTGAACTAATGTATGTCATACTTAAAGCTGCACACAATCTTTGCTGTAggtctttaataataatattttcagTATGTTCAGATGTACATAAAAGTGTCCAATCACGTTATTTTATAATGTTCCCAAATATTGAAAATACATGTGAACTGAAAATGGTTAAAGACTTCCTGTATTCCTGACATCATTCAGATAATCATATTCacaatgaatatttaatgaatgaaaatgacacacaaacacatgatttgtgacagcatgaaaacaggaaaaaactggaaacaacaaaaaaaaaacatctgcacatTTTAGTTGAATAGCAGGTTGATAGGATTTGACCTCATTTCAAATCATACAATTAATCACAAGAAATTCAAAACAGTTTTTGCTTCGTCATGAGTTCAcaacattaaatattacatttacagttcAATGTTTATGGtaattatttataatgtttttaaaaaatcagctaACATACCATATAGTACATGAAATACATGatagaaatgttaaaaacacattctgctttttattcttgcacaatgacaaaaaatataaacactaCACACTGTATTTGTTTAACACTGCACAACATAAAACTAATGTAATAAACAAAACtgatctctatttttttttatttctttgactTATTAGCTACTAAGAAAatgacatatatataaatatataggaTTTTAGGATGATGAGATACTTTGAGACACTTAGCCACTATAAAATAGGCATACCACAATTTACCACAAGAATTTATAGAAAATCAAAACAGAGCTAGAAGGAAAGATGAATttgatttttgttcttttgataAGCAGAAATGCAAATCCAAGACTTCTGATGTACTGGATGTTTAAAAGATCACGTTTGCTAATATGTTAGCTGGACCATCTTCATAAGGCCATGTGTTCGATGTTCAAGTTGTTGTTGAGTTATATCCTCAAACTTTAAATGTTTCAATAAATTCAAATTTGGAGGTGCAACaagaacaaaatgtgaaaaacccCAAATACTTTCTGAAGTCACTGTATTTGTCTGCAGCATAGAAAAATGAAGTTCATGCAGCCAGGGAAGAAAATGGCTTCACTAGTCTTGCAGCTTAGTGGTTGTGGTCACATTTGGGGGCTGTGCTTTGAGAAGAAGATACACAGGCTTGAAAATCTACAGTGGTGAAATAGAGAATGTATCTCTCTACTGTATCACAACTGTTTCACTTTCTCTTCAGGAATAAGAAGGTTAGTCAAAGAAAAACTGCCATTTCTTGTGTGATATTATATTAatctaatattaatatcatCCTATATTTTAATGCATGCTAATATGCCTTCTCCATAAATGTAACTCTACTGACAAAGCTTTCTATTATAAGGTGGTGTATAATGCATGTAGCCTAGTGCAAACTACATACATGATGTGTGGTCAAAGGCTAGTTTCCTTTCCTGTTTAACGTCTGCATTTTAAAAGTGATTGTCAAGGCCATGCAGGTGTGAAGAGTGATACAATTGGCCACtacaagtaaataaaacaaCGGCGACTTTTTGACTGAATTTGGTCCCATGCTTTCATTCACTATCACTATGAGAAAGTGTTACTATTAGGAAAAACATTGAGAACCAGAATGACCAACTTGCATCTGAGTTTCTCAATCTTATCCATACTTTTGACTGTAGCCTACTCAGCATGTCTGTGGCTGTATAAAAGGCTATTATTTTGAAGATGTGCCTCAGggtcccttcttccttctctgttGGGGCGAGACGCAGTTACCCCCAGTGTAGTGGTCAGCCACGCAGCCTACAGCCGAGCGGAAGGACTTTTTTGACACCTTGCTACGCTTGTGGGACTTTCTTTGTATTTCGCCTGGGattaaggttgttttttgtttggagACGCCTTTATTTGGACACTCCGAGTGTTAAGTGGATGCACGAAGTAAGTGCT
Coding sequences within it:
- the LOC128359333 gene encoding UDP-glucuronosyltransferase 2C1-like: MGKCRLQVPLVFNVRWTIQGEAHFLIAPSPLSYIPFTATELTDKMTFSQRVKNVLSYILGMYTLSYVTEPHYKPVVMKYFGPDVDYSTFFLDADIWLMRNYFIFEFPHPTMPNIIYMGGFQCKPPKPLPADLEDFVQSSGDHGIIMMTLGTLVENLPPHVAEEIAAAFAQLPQKVVWRYKGQRPANLGNNTLLVNWLPQNDLLGHPKTRVFVAHGGTNGVQEAIYHGVPIVGLPLFFDQPDNLSRIRAKGGAVNIDIAMLHRHVFGNALKTVLYTSSYRENMQKLSRLHRDQPMKPLDKAVFWIEYVIRHKGARHLQAQSNKMSWFVYNSVDVIAALLTVVFLMTFTCILIVRLLWRMIFVGTKVKHE